Within the Gracilinema caldarium DSM 7334 genome, the region AGTTTTAAGTTCCTTCCACTGTTCGTCGGTCAGCTTGTAGAGGTTGGTTTCGCCGTATTTTTCGAGGGCTGGAGCTTCTACACGGGTGGCAAGGATGGCCCAGTAGGCAAGGAGGTTTGCATCGGCGCCGCAGTGAGGCTGGACGTTGGCGTATTCGGCTCCGAAGACCTTACAGGCCTCTTCTGCTGCCAGGGATTCGATGGCATCCACGTTTTCGTTACCCGCATAGAACCGGTGATTCGGCATCCCTTCGGCGTATTTATCGGTTAACAGGTTCCCCATGGCAAGTTGGACCGCCATGGAACAGTAGTTTTCGCTGGCGATGAGTTTTACCCGTTTCCGCTGGTTTTCCAGTTCTTTAACGATTGATGCCGCTATTTCAGGGGCGACCTGGGCGGTCTCCTGAAGGTTACAAAGATAGGCTAACAGGGCTGTATCAATCTTATCCGGCGGGGTTTTAGACAGATACAGGGCTACAGGGTTCTTTTGCATGGTATTCTCCTCTCTTGGTGTCCGGCCCAGGCGTGCGATCGGACCCTTGTGGAAGCTCCCCGATGGTTTACCATCTTGTGACGCCAGTCGCTCGTCCTAGATTACCCTGTCATGGCCCCTTCTTTCAAGGGTAAGTTGATGAAAGATACTGCCGCAGGGCGGTAACCACCAGTTTATGGTCCTCTTCCTGGGGTAGGCCTGATACGGTTGCACAGGCCACGATGCCTGCACCGGTAACCCGGATGGGGAAAGCGCCTCCGTGGGGACTATATTCGAGGGGGCTCACGTAATATTTAGCATCGATTGTGGTATCTGCCAATGCCAGGCTGATGCCTACGGCAAAGCTGGCCTTGCCGAAGCGGAACACCACGTTGGATTTACGGCGGATCCATTCATCATTATCCGGCGTTGCCCCGGGAAGGGCCGCATGAAAGAGTGTTTGGCCGGGCCGGCGGATATCGATGGCTACCGGGGCTTGCCGGTTCCGTGCCATCTCTACAAGGATGGTGCCAAGCCGCCACGCATCATGTTCATCAAAATGGGGAAGCACTAATTCCG harbors:
- a CDS encoding heme-degrading domain-containing protein encodes the protein MIATQELLDTIKQEEAELVLPHFDEHDAWRLGTILVEMARNRQAPVAIDIRRPGQTLFHAALPGATPDNDEWIRRKSNVVFRFGKASFAVGISLALADTTIDAKYYVSPLEYSPHGGAFPIRVTGAGIVACATVSGLPQEEDHKLVVTALRQYLSSTYP